Proteins co-encoded in one Accipiter gentilis chromosome 33, bAccGen1.1, whole genome shotgun sequence genomic window:
- the CIAO3 gene encoding cytosolic iron-sulfur assembly component 3 isoform X1: MASPFSGVLQLTDLDDFIGPSQECIKPVKVEKKPGKAAAKIRIEADGSYFQINQDGGAQKLEKAKITLNDCLACSGCITSAESVLITQQSHEELCKMLNFNKTATPNEQKLVVVSVSPQSRASLAARCKMDVLETAKKLTAFLKSLGVHYVFDTTFSRNFSLLESQQEFVKRFQKQSEDKKALPMLASACPGWICYAEKTHGSFIIPYISTTKSPQQVMGSLIKGHFAEQQHLTPDQIYHVTVMPCYDKKLEASRPDFFNEQYQTRDVDCVITTGEVLKLLEQEGVSLSDVDPAPLDNMFSSAAEEELTGHSGGGSGGYLEHIYKHAAKELFGIQVDTVQYKPLKNKDFQEVTLEKDGVVLLQFALAYGFRNIQNLVQKLKRGKSPYHYVEVMACPSGCLNGGGQIKLDGESSKDQLQQVERLYESLKTEIPEKNQTVNELYEQWLGGMESEKAAKTLHTEYHAVEKTSTGFNIKW, translated from the exons atGGCGTCTCCCTTCAGTGGGGTGCTGCAGCTGACGGACCTGGACGATTTTATCGGGCCCTCCCAG GAATGTATCAAACctgtaaaagtggaaaaaaagcctggaaaagcagcagctaagATCAGAATTGAAGCAGATGGAAGCTATTTCCAGATCAATCAG GATGGAGGAGCACAAAAACTGGAAAAGGCTAAAATTACTCTGAACGACTGTTTAGCTTGTAGTGGCTGCATTACATCAGCAGAGAGTGTTTTAATCACTCAACAGAGCCACGAAGAGCTCTGCAAAATGCTAAATTTTAACAAG actgCCACTCCCAATGAACAGAAATTGGTGGTGGTTTCTGTTTCACCACAATCCAGAGCTTCGCTAGCTGCAAGATGTAAAATGGATGTTCTGGAAACAGCAAAGAAGTTGACTGCATTCTTAAAGAGTTTAG GTGTGCACTACGTTTTTGATACAACTTTCTCAAGAAACTTCAGCCTATTGGAGAGCCAACAAGAGTTTGTAAAACGCTTTCAAAAGCAATCTGAAGACAAAAAGGCTTTGCCAATGCTAGCTTCTGCCTGTCCAG GTTGGATCTGCTATGCAGAGAAAACCCATGGCAGTTTCATAATTCCTTATATCAGTACCACCAAGTCTCCACAGCAGGTCATGGGGTCCTTGATTAAGGGCCATTTTGCAGAACAGCAG CACTTAACACCTGACCAGATATACCACGTAACAGTGATGCCCTGTTATGACAAAAAGCTAGAGGCTTCAAGGCCGGACTTTTTCAACGAACAGTACCAAACTCGTGATGTGGACTGTGTAATCACCACAG GAGAAGTGCTAAAGTTGTTGGAACAAGAAGGAGTATCTCTATCAGATGTAGATCCTGCTCCATTGGATAACAT gtttagcagtgctgcagaagaggagctCACTGGCCACTCAGGAGGTGGTTCTGGTGGTTATTTGGAGCACATATACAAGCATGCAGCCAAAGAGCTCTTTGGAATTCAAGTGGATACAGTTCAGTACAAACCTTTAAA AAACAAGGACTTCCAGGAGGTGACACTGGAGAAGGATGGAGTAGTCCTGCTCCAGTTTGCTTTGGCATATGGGTTTCGAAACATACAGAACTTAGTGCAAAAGCTGAAACGAGGGAAATCACCCTATCACTATGTTGAAGTCATGGCCTGCCCATCAG GCTGTTTAAATGGAGGTGGTCAGATCAAGCTAGATGGTGAATCCAGCAAGGACCAGCTTCAGCAAGTTGAGAGGTTGTATGAGTCTCTTAAGACTGAAATTCCAGAGAAGAACCAGACTGTAAATGAACTGTATGAGCAGTGGCTGGGTGGCATGGAGTCAGAAAAGGCTGCGAAAACTTTGCATACAGAGTACCACGCAGTGGAGAAAACAAGCACTGGATTTAATATCAAATGGTGA
- the CIAO3 gene encoding cytosolic iron-sulfur assembly component 3 isoform X2, producing the protein MASPFSGVLQLTDLDDFIGPSQECIKPVKVEKKPGKAAAKIRIEADGSYFQINQTATPNEQKLVVVSVSPQSRASLAARCKMDVLETAKKLTAFLKSLGVHYVFDTTFSRNFSLLESQQEFVKRFQKQSEDKKALPMLASACPGWICYAEKTHGSFIIPYISTTKSPQQVMGSLIKGHFAEQQHLTPDQIYHVTVMPCYDKKLEASRPDFFNEQYQTRDVDCVITTGEVLKLLEQEGVSLSDVDPAPLDNMFSSAAEEELTGHSGGGSGGYLEHIYKHAAKELFGIQVDTVQYKPLKNKDFQEVTLEKDGVVLLQFALAYGFRNIQNLVQKLKRGKSPYHYVEVMACPSGCLNGGGQIKLDGESSKDQLQQVERLYESLKTEIPEKNQTVNELYEQWLGGMESEKAAKTLHTEYHAVEKTSTGFNIKW; encoded by the exons atGGCGTCTCCCTTCAGTGGGGTGCTGCAGCTGACGGACCTGGACGATTTTATCGGGCCCTCCCAG GAATGTATCAAACctgtaaaagtggaaaaaaagcctggaaaagcagcagctaagATCAGAATTGAAGCAGATGGAAGCTATTTCCAGATCAATCAG actgCCACTCCCAATGAACAGAAATTGGTGGTGGTTTCTGTTTCACCACAATCCAGAGCTTCGCTAGCTGCAAGATGTAAAATGGATGTTCTGGAAACAGCAAAGAAGTTGACTGCATTCTTAAAGAGTTTAG GTGTGCACTACGTTTTTGATACAACTTTCTCAAGAAACTTCAGCCTATTGGAGAGCCAACAAGAGTTTGTAAAACGCTTTCAAAAGCAATCTGAAGACAAAAAGGCTTTGCCAATGCTAGCTTCTGCCTGTCCAG GTTGGATCTGCTATGCAGAGAAAACCCATGGCAGTTTCATAATTCCTTATATCAGTACCACCAAGTCTCCACAGCAGGTCATGGGGTCCTTGATTAAGGGCCATTTTGCAGAACAGCAG CACTTAACACCTGACCAGATATACCACGTAACAGTGATGCCCTGTTATGACAAAAAGCTAGAGGCTTCAAGGCCGGACTTTTTCAACGAACAGTACCAAACTCGTGATGTGGACTGTGTAATCACCACAG GAGAAGTGCTAAAGTTGTTGGAACAAGAAGGAGTATCTCTATCAGATGTAGATCCTGCTCCATTGGATAACAT gtttagcagtgctgcagaagaggagctCACTGGCCACTCAGGAGGTGGTTCTGGTGGTTATTTGGAGCACATATACAAGCATGCAGCCAAAGAGCTCTTTGGAATTCAAGTGGATACAGTTCAGTACAAACCTTTAAA AAACAAGGACTTCCAGGAGGTGACACTGGAGAAGGATGGAGTAGTCCTGCTCCAGTTTGCTTTGGCATATGGGTTTCGAAACATACAGAACTTAGTGCAAAAGCTGAAACGAGGGAAATCACCCTATCACTATGTTGAAGTCATGGCCTGCCCATCAG GCTGTTTAAATGGAGGTGGTCAGATCAAGCTAGATGGTGAATCCAGCAAGGACCAGCTTCAGCAAGTTGAGAGGTTGTATGAGTCTCTTAAGACTGAAATTCCAGAGAAGAACCAGACTGTAAATGAACTGTATGAGCAGTGGCTGGGTGGCATGGAGTCAGAAAAGGCTGCGAAAACTTTGCATACAGAGTACCACGCAGTGGAGAAAACAAGCACTGGATTTAATATCAAATGGTGA